One segment of Gordonia terrae DNA contains the following:
- a CDS encoding DUF6541 family protein, giving the protein MMLGAWVVVVSALVLIVPGALVGRRMNLPWPVALAAGPPITFALVSILTVLYSIVGFEWNGVSALVGLVFAVAGAWIYSALLLTRRGRRLAPPSEDTGEDRVGRTAVLRVAAGLALGGIVIAVTCIRPIVNTAFAGLGNISQVWDSLWHASSLRWIHETGIGSAMRMGELMNYDTQGFNYYPNTWHALGALLFPLTGADPVELYNTYSPAVLAVTVPLGVASLAYWFARHRYDVDSAAFIAGTAGVLSALFPSLPYVEIQLTSVPNAVGVSLAPVAAVLVMSVVSDRSRVLPAALAVAGVTATHPSGLIVVGVIVGLWWLCEGLWRPVAGRLRDLAALAVTAVLTLVLIAPVVLGTIRVADTNELPFFDFREDTIGVLDGLVKGAFNGTIPLELDHFPVWPLIAVTLLGLIALAWSRCWAGLAAWFVFALVTANAMVSLGPLSAPLGVIGGYFYNSPHRLTFVVAIISAAAAGVAIGALALGVADFVRRRAVSGQAEGREPGETTSGKAGWVVAATYVVLLALIAGAAVVRYPPNAQIALKERGGKYVGPDDLAAYAWLASQPDAQDVLVLNNLDQGTGWLYPVTGVTPMFPFYRANEFSERQRDVFWGVSKIGADPAIDQIVRDMNVHYVIDSPPSYWEFQRGMPDPARGHQGDPFLSLRQNGAPGLTEVFRRGDAVIYRVNDLVYPPPAP; this is encoded by the coding sequence ATGATGCTTGGGGCATGGGTCGTCGTGGTGTCGGCGCTCGTGCTGATCGTGCCGGGCGCGCTCGTCGGCCGGCGGATGAACCTCCCGTGGCCGGTCGCGCTGGCCGCCGGCCCGCCCATCACCTTCGCTCTTGTCTCGATCCTGACGGTGCTGTACTCGATCGTCGGTTTCGAGTGGAACGGGGTGTCGGCGCTCGTCGGCCTGGTCTTCGCGGTCGCCGGCGCCTGGATCTATTCGGCGCTGCTGCTCACGCGCCGGGGTAGACGGCTGGCGCCGCCATCCGAGGACACCGGTGAAGACCGGGTGGGCCGCACGGCGGTGCTGCGGGTCGCCGCGGGCCTCGCACTCGGGGGCATCGTCATCGCCGTCACCTGTATCCGGCCGATCGTGAACACCGCGTTCGCGGGTCTCGGCAACATCTCGCAGGTGTGGGACTCGTTGTGGCACGCCAGTTCTCTGCGCTGGATCCACGAGACGGGCATCGGCTCGGCCATGCGTATGGGCGAGCTGATGAACTACGACACCCAGGGCTTCAACTACTACCCCAACACCTGGCATGCGCTGGGCGCCCTGCTGTTTCCGCTGACCGGCGCCGACCCGGTGGAGCTCTACAACACCTATTCGCCTGCGGTGCTTGCGGTAACCGTGCCGCTCGGCGTCGCGTCGCTGGCCTACTGGTTCGCGCGGCACCGCTACGACGTCGACTCGGCCGCCTTCATCGCCGGCACGGCGGGAGTGCTGAGCGCGCTGTTCCCGTCGCTGCCGTACGTCGAGATCCAGCTGACCTCCGTGCCCAATGCGGTGGGCGTCAGCCTGGCGCCGGTGGCCGCCGTGCTCGTGATGAGCGTCGTCTCGGACCGCTCCCGTGTGTTGCCCGCCGCGCTTGCCGTTGCCGGTGTGACCGCCACGCACCCGTCCGGTCTCATCGTCGTCGGCGTGATCGTCGGCCTCTGGTGGCTGTGCGAGGGTCTGTGGCGTCCGGTTGCCGGGCGCCTGCGTGACCTCGCGGCCCTGGCGGTGACGGCCGTGCTGACACTGGTCCTCATCGCGCCGGTGGTGCTGGGCACCATCCGGGTCGCCGACACCAACGAGCTCCCGTTCTTCGACTTCCGCGAGGACACGATCGGCGTCCTCGACGGACTTGTCAAAGGTGCGTTCAACGGGACGATCCCGCTCGAACTCGACCACTTCCCGGTGTGGCCGCTGATCGCCGTCACCCTGCTGGGCCTGATCGCGCTGGCCTGGTCGCGGTGCTGGGCCGGGCTCGCCGCGTGGTTCGTGTTCGCGCTGGTCACCGCCAACGCCATGGTGTCTCTCGGCCCGCTGTCGGCGCCCCTCGGGGTGATCGGTGGGTACTTCTACAACTCGCCGCATCGCCTCACGTTCGTCGTCGCGATCATCTCGGCGGCGGCCGCCGGTGTGGCGATCGGCGCTCTCGCGCTGGGCGTGGCCGACTTCGTCCGTCGCCGCGCGGTGTCCGGTCAGGCCGAGGGCCGGGAACCGGGCGAGACTACGTCGGGGAAGGCGGGCTGGGTGGTGGCCGCGACGTATGTGGTGCTGCTGGCGCTGATCGCCGGCGCCGCCGTCGTCCGCTATCCGCCGAATGCGCAGATCGCGTTGAAGGAGCGTGGCGGCAAGTACGTCGGCCCCGACGACCTCGCCGCCTACGCATGGCTGGCGTCGCAACCCGATGCCCAGGACGTGCTCGTCCTGAACAACCTCGACCAGGGGACCGGCTGGCTCTACCCGGTCACCGGGGTCACACCCATGTTCCCGTTCTATCGAGCCAACGAGTTCTCGGAGCGGCAGCGCGACGTGTTCTGGGGTGTGTCGAAGATCGGCGCCGACCCGGCGATCGACCAGATCGTGCGAGACATGAACGTGCACTACGTCATCGACTCGCCGCCAAGCTACTGGGAATTCCAGCGCGGTATGCCCGATCCGGCACGCGGACACCAGGGCGACCCGTTCCTGTCGCTACGGCAGAACGGTGCGCCCGGACTGACCGAGGTGTTCCGCCGCGGCGACGCGGTGATCTACCGCGTCAACGACCTGGTCTATCCGCCGCCCGCGCCCTGA
- the galE gene encoding UDP-glucose 4-epimerase GalE — translation MRVLVSGGAGYIGSHTVVQLVSAGHDVVIVDDFSNAKPTVVGRLEALTERSIPVHAFDLADVDKTEHFFAHEDIDAVIHFAGYKAVGESVAKPLDYYQNNLGTTFALLRAMERHDVHTLVFSSSATVYGAEPELPMTEDLPTSATNPYGWTKVMIEQILRDVAASSDLWRIAALRYFNPVGAHPSGTIGEDPSGIPNNLMPFVAQVAVGRREKLSVFGDDYDTPDGTGVRDYIHVDDLAAGHVAALDRISTGGAGMSTWNLGTGQGVSVLEVVHAFERASGRPIPYEVAPRRAGDIAASYADPTRANADLGWHADKTIDDMCADTWRWQSGNPKGYPDA, via the coding sequence ATGCGCGTACTCGTGAGCGGCGGCGCGGGCTACATCGGCTCGCACACCGTCGTCCAATTGGTCTCCGCCGGACACGACGTGGTCATCGTCGACGATTTCAGCAATGCCAAACCGACTGTCGTCGGTCGGCTCGAGGCGCTGACCGAGCGTTCCATCCCGGTGCACGCCTTCGACCTCGCCGACGTCGACAAGACCGAACACTTCTTCGCCCACGAGGACATCGACGCGGTCATCCACTTCGCGGGGTACAAGGCGGTCGGCGAGTCGGTGGCCAAACCGCTCGACTACTACCAGAACAACCTCGGCACGACCTTCGCGCTGCTCCGCGCGATGGAGCGCCACGACGTGCACACGCTGGTGTTCTCGTCCTCGGCGACGGTTTACGGGGCCGAGCCCGAACTGCCGATGACCGAGGATCTGCCCACGTCGGCGACCAACCCGTACGGCTGGACCAAGGTGATGATCGAGCAGATCCTGCGGGACGTCGCCGCGAGTTCGGATCTGTGGCGTATCGCGGCGCTGCGCTACTTCAACCCCGTGGGCGCTCACCCGAGCGGGACGATCGGCGAGGACCCGTCGGGCATCCCCAACAACCTCATGCCGTTCGTCGCGCAGGTCGCGGTCGGCCGGCGCGAGAAGTTGTCGGTGTTCGGCGACGACTACGACACCCCGGACGGAACCGGTGTCCGCGACTACATCCACGTCGACGACCTGGCCGCGGGTCACGTCGCCGCGCTCGACCGGATCAGCACCGGAGGGGCCGGCATGTCGACGTGGAATCTCGGTACGGGCCAGGGTGTCTCGGTCCTCGAGGTCGTGCACGCGTTCGAGCGGGCCAGCGGCCGACCCATCCCCTACGAGGTCGCTCCCCGTCGTGCCGGTGACATCGCCGCGTCCTACGCCGACCCGACTCGGGCGAACGCCGACCTGGGCTGGCACGCCGACAAGACCATCGACGACATGTGCGCGGACACCTGGCGGTGGCAGTCGGGCAATCCGAAGGGGTACCCGGACGCCTGA
- a CDS encoding GntR family transcriptional regulator codes for MLHATTESAAERVYAEVKEQILTNEIAGGELISEGEIAARCSVSRTPVREAFLRLETEGWMRLYPKRGALVVPIGEREIRDVVDARLLLERHAVRSVVARPAATAALVRSLRDNLTAHRRADAADIREFARIDAEFHQLIAAAGDNPLLSDFYTTLGERHRRMTTASVHRDAAVAARILDDHLALLDAVESADADRFDELLAGHLVAVHDLPGHDLPGARA; via the coding sequence ATGTTGCATGCGACCACCGAATCTGCTGCTGAGCGGGTATACGCCGAGGTCAAAGAGCAAATACTCACAAACGAGATCGCCGGCGGTGAGCTGATCAGCGAGGGCGAGATCGCTGCGAGGTGCTCTGTGAGCCGCACTCCGGTGCGCGAGGCATTCCTGCGTCTGGAGACAGAGGGCTGGATGCGTCTCTACCCCAAGCGCGGGGCGCTCGTGGTGCCGATCGGCGAGCGCGAGATCCGGGACGTCGTCGACGCTCGGCTCCTCCTCGAACGGCACGCGGTCCGGTCGGTGGTCGCGCGCCCGGCCGCGACCGCCGCACTCGTGCGGAGTCTGCGCGACAACCTGACCGCGCATCGCAGAGCAGACGCCGCTGACATCCGGGAGTTCGCGCGGATCGACGCCGAGTTCCATCAGCTGATCGCCGCAGCCGGTGACAATCCGTTGCTCTCCGACTTCTACACGACGCTGGGGGAGCGGCATCGTCGGATGACGACGGCCTCGGTCCACCGGGACGCCGCCGTCGCCGCCCGAATCCTCGACGACCACCTCGCGCTCCTCGACGCCGTCGAGTCCGCCGACGCCGACCGCTTCGACGAGCTTCTCGCCGGCCACCTCGTCGCGGTCCACGATCTACCCGGACACGACCTCCCCGGGGCACGGGCGTGA
- a CDS encoding MFS transporter: MSAGRARFGWPAVALAVFTTAWGGNEFTPLLVMYRQISDLSPVVVDALLFAYVLGIVPALLIGGPLSDRLGRRPLMLPAPLFAALGSGLLAAGSESVALLTAGRVCSGIALGLSMAVGGSWIKELSDRDGARTGAGAGRAAMSLTAGFGVGAGVAGALAQWGPWPHVLPYLINIAVAVVAANLIVLVPETRHRQASPGRLRDDLRIPSAAHRRFLFVVMPLAPWVFGAAASGYAVVPALMSARTAGAPIAFAGLCCVLGLTAGFGIQSLGRRIDRPGTVRGVVVALVVLVAGMVLAAVAAHVLTVWVALLASTVLGCGYGMAMIAGLLEVQRIAGPDDLAGLTAVYYGVTYLGFAVPAVLAWISETWVGISYPMMFGFGAVAAVVCLAVTLVGHRRHGPDAAVDPHAPHATADLGAARAR, from the coding sequence GTGAGCGCCGGCCGCGCGCGCTTCGGATGGCCCGCCGTCGCGCTCGCCGTCTTCACCACTGCGTGGGGCGGCAACGAGTTCACGCCGTTGCTGGTCATGTACCGCCAGATCTCCGACCTGTCGCCGGTGGTCGTCGACGCCCTGCTGTTCGCCTACGTCCTGGGCATCGTGCCCGCTCTGCTGATCGGTGGACCACTGTCGGACCGGCTGGGTCGACGACCGCTCATGCTCCCCGCCCCGCTGTTCGCGGCCCTCGGTTCGGGATTGCTGGCCGCGGGATCGGAGTCGGTGGCGCTCCTCACCGCCGGGCGCGTGTGCAGCGGCATCGCGCTGGGTCTCTCGATGGCTGTCGGCGGTAGCTGGATCAAGGAACTCTCCGACCGTGACGGCGCACGAACCGGTGCCGGTGCCGGCCGCGCGGCGATGAGCCTCACCGCAGGCTTCGGCGTCGGCGCGGGGGTGGCCGGTGCTCTCGCACAGTGGGGCCCCTGGCCGCACGTCCTGCCGTATCTGATCAACATCGCCGTCGCGGTCGTGGCGGCGAACCTGATCGTGCTCGTACCGGAAACGCGTCACAGGCAGGCCTCGCCGGGTCGTCTGCGTGACGATCTACGCATCCCGTCGGCGGCCCACCGTCGTTTCCTGTTCGTCGTGATGCCGCTCGCACCCTGGGTTTTCGGTGCCGCGGCGTCGGGCTATGCGGTCGTCCCGGCCCTGATGTCCGCTCGTACCGCGGGAGCGCCGATCGCGTTCGCCGGCCTGTGCTGCGTCCTCGGCCTGACCGCCGGTTTCGGCATCCAGTCGCTGGGGCGGCGGATCGACCGGCCGGGGACTGTCCGCGGAGTCGTCGTCGCCCTGGTGGTGCTCGTGGCCGGAATGGTCCTGGCGGCGGTGGCCGCCCACGTGCTGACCGTCTGGGTTGCGCTCCTGGCGTCGACGGTGCTCGGCTGTGGCTACGGCATGGCGATGATCGCCGGTCTCCTGGAGGTGCAGCGCATCGCCGGCCCCGACGACCTCGCCGGACTCACGGCGGTCTATTACGGCGTGACCTACCTGGGCTTCGCCGTGCCTGCGGTGCTGGCGTGGATCTCGGAGACGTGGGTGGGGATCTCGTATCCGATGATGTTCGGGTTCGGGGCCGTCGCCGCCGTCGTGTGTCTGGCGGTGACACTCGTCGGGCATCGACGCCACGGGCCGGACGCCGCGGTCGACCCGCATGCCCCGCACGCGACCGCAGACCTCGGGGCCGCCCGGGCGCGGTGA
- a CDS encoding NAD(P)-dependent malic enzyme: protein MGETPYTEPTIADHPITDEEIFLAHVGGKLSVELRAPIDTQRDLSIAYTPGVAQVSRAIDTDATLVNKYTWTDRLVAVVSDGSAVLGLGDIGPRASLPVMEGKSALFRSFAGLNSIPIVLDTQDPDEIVETLIRLRPSFGAVNLEDISAPRCFEIERRVIEALDCPVMHDDQHGTAIVVLAALKGATTHLGRDLAGLKVVISGAGAAGVACANILLAVGISDVVVLDSKGIVSQGRDGLNESKSELASRTNPRGLTGGAVEALAGADVFIGVSAGLIPEELIASMNDDSIVFALSNPDPEIHPEAAAKYAAIVATGRSDFPNQINNVLAFPGVFKGALDAGARRISEGMKIAAAEAIFSVVADDLRADRIVPSPLDDRVAPAVAAAVAEVARAEGHCS from the coding sequence ATGGGTGAGACCCCCTACACCGAACCCACGATCGCCGATCACCCCATCACCGATGAAGAGATCTTCTTGGCGCACGTCGGCGGCAAGCTCTCGGTGGAGTTGCGCGCCCCCATCGACACGCAGCGCGACCTGTCGATCGCCTACACCCCGGGCGTGGCCCAGGTGTCGCGCGCGATCGACACCGACGCCACCCTGGTGAACAAGTACACGTGGACCGACCGGCTGGTGGCCGTCGTCAGCGACGGATCGGCAGTTCTGGGACTCGGCGACATCGGACCGCGCGCTTCGCTGCCGGTCATGGAGGGCAAGTCCGCACTCTTCCGCAGCTTCGCCGGACTCAACTCGATCCCGATCGTCCTCGACACCCAGGACCCCGACGAGATCGTCGAGACCCTCATCCGGCTGCGTCCGAGCTTCGGCGCCGTGAACCTCGAGGACATCTCCGCGCCCCGATGCTTCGAGATCGAGCGTCGAGTCATCGAGGCCCTCGACTGCCCGGTCATGCACGACGACCAGCACGGCACCGCGATCGTCGTCCTAGCCGCCCTCAAGGGTGCGACGACCCACCTTGGCCGCGATCTCGCGGGCTTGAAGGTCGTGATCTCGGGCGCCGGCGCCGCGGGCGTCGCCTGCGCGAACATCCTTCTCGCGGTGGGCATCTCCGACGTCGTGGTGCTGGACTCCAAGGGCATCGTGTCGCAGGGACGGGACGGACTGAACGAGTCGAAGAGCGAACTGGCCTCCCGCACCAACCCGCGCGGACTGACCGGCGGCGCGGTCGAGGCCCTTGCCGGCGCCGACGTCTTCATCGGTGTCTCAGCGGGACTCATCCCCGAAGAGCTCATCGCGTCGATGAACGACGATTCGATCGTCTTCGCGCTGTCGAACCCCGACCCGGAGATCCATCCGGAGGCCGCGGCCAAGTACGCCGCGATCGTCGCGACCGGCCGCAGCGACTTCCCGAACCAGATCAACAACGTGCTCGCGTTCCCCGGCGTCTTCAAGGGTGCCCTCGACGCGGGCGCACGCCGCATCAGCGAGGGTATGAAGATCGCTGCGGCAGAGGCGATCTTCTCGGTCGTCGCCGACGACCTGCGCGCCGATCGCATCGTGCCCAGCCCGCTCGACGACCGGGTCGCCCCGGCCGTCGCGGCTGCTGTCGCCGAGGTCGCCCGCGCGGAGGGGCACTGCTCGTAG
- a CDS encoding VOC family protein, with product MTGSTRSPLTTAQAAEMVADPWRVIADRLAAAYNTGSMVRGGEFVAKIIDAAEEANHHPDIDLRYGTVHLVLTTHSAHQLTEADVALANRITGIAADLGLEPASAPVTQFNLAIDALDIPAIRPFWKAVLGYGDATEREPVDLVDPGGRLPSVWFQQMDEPRPQRNRMHVDLWIPTDELHERLQAAITAGGQLLTDEYAPAFWVLADAEGNEVCLCTWQDQNY from the coding sequence ATGACCGGCTCAACCCGCTCACCGCTCACCACCGCCCAGGCTGCCGAGATGGTGGCCGATCCCTGGCGCGTCATCGCCGACAGGCTGGCCGCCGCCTACAACACCGGCTCGATGGTGCGCGGCGGTGAGTTCGTCGCGAAGATCATCGACGCCGCCGAGGAAGCGAACCACCACCCCGACATCGATCTGCGTTACGGGACAGTGCATCTCGTGCTCACCACGCACAGTGCGCATCAGCTCACCGAAGCCGATGTCGCACTGGCGAACCGGATCACCGGCATCGCCGCCGACCTCGGCCTCGAACCGGCCTCCGCACCCGTCACGCAGTTCAACCTGGCCATCGACGCCCTTGACATCCCGGCCATCCGGCCGTTTTGGAAAGCAGTGCTGGGCTACGGCGACGCCACCGAGCGCGAACCCGTAGACCTCGTCGACCCGGGAGGCCGACTGCCCAGCGTTTGGTTCCAGCAGATGGACGAGCCGCGCCCGCAACGCAACCGCATGCACGTCGACCTGTGGATTCCGACCGACGAACTCCACGAGCGTCTGCAAGCAGCGATCACCGCCGGCGGACAACTGCTCACCGACGAGTACGCCCCGGCCTTCTGGGTGCTCGCCGACGCGGAAGGCAACGAGGTGTGTCTGTGCACCTGGCAGGATCAGAACTATTGA
- a CDS encoding MBL fold metallo-hydrolase has product MRPWMCVFCANEFPPGETPPAMCPICDDDRQWLPESGPGFMPLDESADNALTTDEVESGLTALTVRPSVGIGQRGFVIATSDGNILWEPPGFIGPALVEWLERHGGLAAVAASHPHLVGASVSLSHRFGRVPVYYNDFDRRWVTRPDPVIEFWTDTADLPGGVRLVRCGGHFPGSAVLHLPDAANGRGAILTGDTVKGVMQPGMVTFMRSYPNMIPLSPRLVRQIVDRIGELRFDRLYDAFGVVIDHDARGVVETSARRYIGWATDEIVDPDDPHTPA; this is encoded by the coding sequence ATGCGGCCCTGGATGTGTGTCTTCTGCGCCAACGAGTTCCCGCCGGGCGAGACCCCGCCCGCGATGTGCCCGATCTGCGACGACGACCGGCAGTGGCTCCCGGAGAGCGGACCGGGTTTCATGCCGTTGGACGAGTCCGCCGACAACGCACTGACCACCGACGAGGTGGAAAGCGGCCTGACCGCGCTGACGGTGCGTCCGTCGGTCGGGATCGGGCAGCGCGGCTTCGTGATCGCCACGTCCGACGGGAACATCCTGTGGGAGCCACCGGGGTTCATCGGGCCCGCGCTGGTCGAGTGGCTCGAACGGCACGGCGGGCTCGCCGCCGTCGCCGCCAGCCACCCGCACCTCGTCGGCGCGAGTGTGTCGCTCAGTCATCGATTCGGTCGGGTCCCCGTGTACTACAACGACTTCGACCGACGCTGGGTGACCCGTCCGGACCCGGTGATCGAATTCTGGACCGACACGGCTGATCTTCCCGGCGGGGTGCGACTCGTCCGGTGCGGTGGGCACTTTCCCGGGAGCGCGGTCCTCCACCTACCCGACGCCGCGAACGGGCGGGGCGCGATCCTGACCGGCGACACCGTCAAGGGCGTGATGCAACCGGGCATGGTCACCTTCATGCGCAGCTACCCGAACATGATTCCGCTGTCGCCGCGGCTCGTCCGCCAGATCGTCGACCGAATCGGTGAACTCCGGTTCGACCGGCTCTACGACGCGTTCGGCGTCGTGATCGACCACGACGCCCGCGGCGTCGTCGAAACCTCCGCCCGGCGCTACATCGGCTGGGCGACAGACGAGATCGTCGACCCCGACGACCCGCACACGCCCGCCTGA